A stretch of the Malus sylvestris chromosome 10, drMalSylv7.2, whole genome shotgun sequence genome encodes the following:
- the LOC126584227 gene encoding uncharacterized protein LOC126584227, giving the protein MDRQWIQNHNRCAVEYFDGIDEFIEFATRHNLGSTHIRCPCRRCNNSMRETFENVRFHLVRNGMMETYTTWYHHGERLDQPSSSYMTRVETVESNVDHNEQVMDILNDVYPYASTNTNEEGGDDSRPTMDSEAFKNYEKLLKNAKQELYSGCENFSVLMAIVELMHGKIKFHLSNKCFDYFLGVIKRMLPKDNCLPEDHKSAQKVLKGLGLGYEKIHACVNNCILFYKENIQLDKCPVCNEPTKIPQKVMRYLPLKPRLQRLYMSMHTATDMRWHKERRVNDDVMRHPVDGEAWKEFDRMYLDFAANPRNIDWDLPPTDLIRSGF; this is encoded by the coding sequence ATGGACAGACAGTGGATACAGAATCATAATAGATGTGCTGTTGAGTACTTTGATGGAATAGATGAGTTCATTGAATTCGCAACTAGACACAACCTAGGTTCAACTCATATCCGATGTCCGtgtaggaggtgtaacaacTCAATGAGGGAGACATTCGAAAATgttcgatttcatttagtaagaAATGGGATGATGGAGACCTATACTACTTGGTATCATCATGGAGAACGATTAGACCAACCTTCGTCTTCATATATGACACGAGTGGAGACTGTTGAATCTAATGTGGATCATAATGAACAAGTTATGGATATTCTAAATGACGTTTATCCATACGCCTCGACCAACACCAATGAGGAAGGGGGAGATGACAGTCGTCCAACCATGGACagtgaggcattcaaaaactaTGAAAAACTATTGAAAAATGCCAAACAAGAATTATATTCGGGTTGTGAGAACTTTTCGGTGCTCATGGCAATTGTGGAGTTGATGCATGGCAAGATCAAGTTTCATTTGTCAAACAAGTGTTTTGATTACTTCTTGGGAGTTATCAAGAGGATGCTTCCAAAGGACAATTGTTTACCTGAAGATCATAAAAGTGCCCAAAAAGTGTTGAAGGGTCTCGGATTGGGGTATGAAAAAATTCACGCATGTGTAAATAATTGTATATTGTTCTATAAGGAGAACATACAGTTGGATAAATGCCCTGTATGTAATGAGCCAACCAAGATTCCACAAAAAGTAATGCGTTATCTTCCATTAAAGCCTAGGTTGCAACGATTGTACATGTCGATGCATACGGCAACCGATATGAGATGGCATAAAGAAAGACGGGTAAATGATGATGTGATGAGGCATCCTGTAGATGGAGAGGCATGGAAAGAATTTGATCGGATGTACCTTGATTTTGCAGCTAACCCGCGAAACATAGATTGGGACTTGCCACCAACGGATTTAATCCGTTCGGGGTTCTAA